In Lolium rigidum isolate FL_2022 chromosome 3, APGP_CSIRO_Lrig_0.1, whole genome shotgun sequence, the genomic window ACTCATTGTTTGAAGAAATTAGATGAGCTTAAGCGTAATCTAAACCTCTCCCAGGTTTAGCTTAAGgggtgttagagttgtaataTCTGTACCTATACGATATAGAGTAGTACTCCGATCGTATATTGTACAACCTCTGTGTATACCACTTAGGGGGGTTTTCCCTAATATATAACATGAAACCGATCACCCTAACGGGTACGATCGTTCTCCCAAAatcaataattattactcccagcCTACATTTTGTCTAAAATTAGCGACAAGTATTTAGAGCTAGATGGATTGGTTTCACTAATTTTCATTTGAGTGAGAATTAAGCTAGAGCTCATTGAACTTTAGAACTGTAAGATTTGCAACATGATTTGTCTGGCATATGAGTTGCACATGAGTTGCAAATGAGATTTTCCTAGATACACAAGGGTTGCACCAGTTGCACTTGCCTTCCACGGaaattgcaactgagatttttcggtTACacatgggttgaacgtgagttgcaaCTCAGATTTTCTTGTTACAGATGGGTTGCACGCGAGTTGCAACTCATTTTTTTATGTTACACACATGGGATGCATGTCGGTTACAACTGAGATTAGGTGATCTCGTTTGAGTGAGATTAATATATTTCCAATGAGCCATACTCGCTCCCTTATTAGATACTCCAAATTGTTTCAAATGTGTTTCCTATGCTTTCTTCTACACAAAAGATTAATATATTTCCTCTATTCCAAATCAGTTGACTCAGTTTAATTTAGATATCcatatatctatacactaaaacgtGTCAGATATATGCATACCcagataaagttgagtcaattaatttgagaTGAAGATAGCAAAAATGAGATGCGTGAATTTCCTTTTATGCACTTTGTAGGGACGGGTAAAGTACATACTACCTATGTTCGTAAAAATATGTCGTAAAttcatttaaatttagatgtatctagacattctTTAGTGCATAGATGcacctaaatttagacaaatctccgacATCCGTTTATAGACAAAGGGAGTATGTTGAATAGCATAGAGATGAAGTACATGAGAATAAACAGTACTCCTCTTGTACAGGTATATATACTCCATACTATACGTGTCCATATTAGATACAAGGCAATCAAAACAAATTTTACCCGTAGAAAAATCGTTTaatctatttcaaaaaaaaaagaatcgttTAATCCTCAGGCTCCTGGTAAGCACAGGAGACAAGACTAGTAAATTTTCCCGGCACAACTCCTAATTAACTTGTCCGTTCCTTGCACGACGCAATGTCTCCCGTTCAAATACATACGCTAATTAAGTTGGTTGATCTCTCCATCCTGCCGACACTGCGCCCTATATAAAAAGAACAGGTGCACCCCCATGCATACTTGATAAGAAAACCTAGCTAGATCCACGAAACATCAACTTGCATATGGCGTCTCCCAAGCTcgctctcctcctcgtcctcgccgcgGTGGCGCTCGTCCACTCGGCGTCGGCGGCTGACGACTCCTGCCGGGACATGCTGGGCGGCCTTGAGGCGTGCCACGGGTTCATGTTCGAGGGCGCGCCGGCGGCCTCGCCTGCGTGCTGCGACGCGTACGGCGCCGTCTTCAACACCGACCCGTTCTGCCTCTGCTACATCGCCAACGGCGTCTACGGCCAGTCCACCGGCTACGACGTCAACGTCACCCACGCACTCGAGATCCCCACCAGCTGCGGCCAGGTCCAGCCGCCCATCGAACTCTGCGGCAGTAAGTAGTCTCCATGCATATATACTAGTTGCCTCGCATGATCGATCCAACTCTACCTTACTACGCATGTACGTCGTGATTGTTTTTTTTTCCTGACCGATCAATGGATCTTACAGTGCCAGACCTGCAACTTCCTCCCTACGATCCGGCGTCGTCAACCGAggcatcgtcgccgtcgccggcgccggcttcAGGTAACTGCCGAAACATTGACACCGAGCTAGATCGATGGACGTACTTGCATGCGATTGATGTCTGATCAGAGTGCTTCGATTTGATAATGCAGCTGCGTCAGTAGAACCACCACGGCCGTCTCCTGCGAGCCGCGCCAATACCGACttgcccccaccgccgccgccaacctcCCTTGGTGGTCGTGATTCGTCGGTAGAGATGGCCGTCATGTTCTTCGCCGTCGCTGCTGGCATGTTCGCGGCCGTGGCATGAAGTTGGGACGTGGAGCCAGCCCATGATGCGCTACGATCTCACATGAAAATCAAATTAATCCTGTGAAGTATGCTGCCTGTAATGGCGAAATTGTTTTACTTGCAAAACTCTAGACCTAAATTCTGTCTTATGCTTTCGTCTCCGTTTCATATTAGTTATCGTAAATTCAGATGTATTTATACACAAGATGTGTCTGATACATCCAAATCAGTGACGTCCGAACATATATCAACCATGTATTTCTAAGATATGATTAGAACATAATCAAGGTAGTTTTCTCATACTACACAGAGTACAACTTTTCTGAGAATCATGTCTTTACTTTTATGCATCGTTACTGTACTAGATTATATCTCTGTTCTAGGTACACTATTTTTACTCTTGCTTGCATAAAGTGAGAAAATTACAAACAAAGTAAGAAAACTCTGAATTGTCTTCATCTTACTCGCCTAGTCCTGATACCTCGGACACACATGCACCTCCCTGTGTGGCTAAACAGAATATGACACTTCagcaattcaacaaagtagcatcTCTTTTATAAACTCACACCGTTCAAACTCAGAAGTCATCAATTTCCGCATATTTCTCACCTCCACCTCCAAACTTGTGAACAGGACCATTTAGCTTCATCAAACTACAACCTGTTTCTAATCTGAGCATCACTACAGTTACCAGGTTTTGAGTGTATGTTTGATCGAAGCACTTGTGCTCCATCATGATTAGGACCCAACTCAAAATTTTCTTTAAGACAAAAATGCATCGAGCTCAAGATCACCATGCATCCAGCAGGTGGCTTACAGAATATTCCTAAACAGCTACTTCTTGAAGAAGTTTAATCCTCCCCAAAATATTCACCGAACAACCATAATGCTACGTTTGGGTTCTATCCTATGTTCCTCAACCGTACTTCCAAACAAGAAACATCCTTCAACAACTCAACCACACCGGCAGCAAGCATGCAGCAGACCAACAAATGCCACACCATTATGTTCAGGTTTCATGCATGCATACGCACTGCAACTCCACACTTGCCTATGTCTAAGGGCATGCATAAGAAGGCCAAAAACAAGTATCTTCAGTCAACTATCTTCAGATTGCATGTGCAGAACCATATCACCAGAACATAATTTAATCAAATGTTTTCCTCGTATTACTGAAGTAATTTGACTATCTTCAGATTGCATGTGCACAACGATATCATCAGAACATAATTTAACCAAATGTTTTCCTCATATTATTGAAGTAATTCTCAACACATACACATCTATATCTTTGTGTGCATTGCATGTACATATATTGAACTTAACATAAAAGTAAATACATGATTCTGCATTATCATGGTGGAGAGCTATGGAATTTTGGCTCACCACTGCTTTCCCGTGAAATACGCACGCTGCTAGATTTAAAGTCTTGAAGGTTTTGGCAGTTCACAGAATTGAAAGACCCAGTACCAACGACACAGCTTAAAGTTAAGGCTCTAGTGCATACTAAATTATCTTTGGTCTGAGAAAGAAAACTTATAACCTAAGATAAGAACCACACCATCATCTCATCTCAATACATAACATGAGGAAAACAAGATGGCATGTTCTGTATTAGCATCTCTCAAAGCCCTGAAAAATCTTCACTTAGCAAAAAAAAGGGATGCATAGCATTCTTTTATGATAAATGCAAATTAGTCTGCTACCTTGCTGCTCAGCTTGATTAAAAACCAAATATCTACAAATGATGCAGCCATAAGAATGAGATCATTGTTGTCCATTTCCTCAGTAAGATGATTCCTGTGAAGAATCATGATAAAAATCATTGTGCAATTAAAATTGTGCCAGAGTTCAGAATACAATGAAATTCATAGTGCTGTTCCTCACAATTACCTCAGGTCTGTATGTATATATGCAAAATGAAGATCCCCTTTGACGAATTGATCAGGCCAACAtaaaggagggggggggggggattctcCCTAAGCAGCACAACCATGAATTTTCAATTTGGAACTATACCACCAAGTTATAGGAGGATCCTACAATTTTCTGATGTTTCTCACCCCCGGCTCCCAAACTGTGGAAAGCACCATTCAGCTACACCCAACTGCAGCCTGTTTCTTTCGAGACCCCATGGACTCTCATTACTCCCCTCGCCTTCCGAGCACTGTTCCAGTTATCAGATTTTGCGTGTATCTTCGATAAAATCACGTATGCTCCATCATGATTGGGATCCAACTCCAAAATTTTCTTTGCAGCAAATGCCCCAAGCTCAAGGTCATCATGCATCCAGCAGGCTGATAACAGAGATCCCCAAACAGCCACATTAGGTGTTATGTGCATTGACTCTATGAGGTCAACCGCTTCTTGTAGAAGTTTAGACTTTGCCATAAGATCCACCATACAGCCATAATGTTCATGCTTGGGTTCAATCCTATATTCCCGAATCATACATTTGAACAAGGAACGACCTTCATCAACTAAACCAGCATGGCAACAAGCAGACAACAAACATAGAAATGTCACGGCATTGGGTTCAATCCCTTCACTTTTCATCCGCCCAAAAAGGTTTAAGGCGGATCTTCCATCACCGTGTGTAGCAAATGCAGAAATCATACTTGTCCAGGTGATAACATTTTTTCGAGGCATTGCATTGAACATGTTCAAGGCAAGAGCCAAGCTCCCACATTTTGAGAACATGTCAATAAGAGCATTGCAAATGGACAATATCTTACAAAAGCCATGATTCACAACAAAAGAATGGATCCATCTGGCTTTGTCAAGGGAGCCGATATTAGCACATGCAGATATGACACTCAATATGGTAATTTCATCAGGACTGACACCACACTCTTGCATATCTTTGAACATGTACAAAGCTTCACTAGGTTGGTTACTTTCAGCATATGCTGATATCATAGCACTCCAAGAAACCACATCTTTGTCTGGCATACCATTGAATATGGAGCGGGCAGCCTCAATTTTTCCATTCTTGGCATATCCACAGACCATGGCAGTTGATGATACCAAGTCCTTCCTTTGCATCCCATTGTATAGCTTCTTGGCCATCTCCATTTCCGCACAAGTAGCATACATGTTTATGAGAGCACTACTGAGGCGGGCATCAATAAAAATACCTGAGACAAGTATATATGTGTGGATGATTTTTCCGGATCTTAAATTCCGTGTATGACCACAAGTTGATAGAAAAGTAGCAAGGATGACTTGGTCAGGCACCACTCTTGATCTTTTCATCTTATTGAGTAGACGAAAAGCTTCTTTGTAATCTTGAATCTGAAAATAACTGCTGGTTCATATTAGACAGGAATATCATAGTTATAGTGACAAATGCAAATCAACAAAGAAAAGGAACATTATTTTTCAGAGCTACTTCAGTTAATATTGTTGCCGCAAGCACCTAAAGTCCCTGCACACAGATATGTTGGATAAGCATATTGGGATCCGTCAATTTCCATCTTTTCAAACAGATCGCATGAGCAATCAGCAGCTGCTAAATTATACCCTTTCAAAGGTAACCTAGTTGCATTCCTCTGAAACATATCAAGTTATGTTGGTagaaactaagaaaaaaaaatcaagatgACTTTGGTAACTATATCTGAGTAGCGTATTAATGCCAATTATGAACAGATATTGCTAAATTTTATCCAACAGATTCCTTATATGAAAAACTTTTCTGTCGACAGGATCTTGAGATGTGACTCGCAGTGCTGAACTATGGTTCCAACCTGAGAACAAGTAAATACGTAGGACCTTTCTCCGAAAATAAGCATTTATTGACTCAAGTTCTTGGTGTGAAAACTCGACTTGTGCCAAACCGAATAAAATGGCATGAGATACAATGCTAGACAAACTATTACCCGATCGAGTACCCAGATTACAGTAAACAATCGTCACCAAAACGGGATCATGCGCAATACCTGTCAAGCATGACGCCCCAGGCAACAATATCCCGATCCCACATTCCTTCGAACACCCTGCGGGCGTCGCCCACCCGCCGGCACGCCGCATATGCTCCCACGAGCGCGGTCCCGACGAACCCATCGTCCTCGACCCCAACCCGTAGTGCGAGGCCATGCGCGCTCCCGACAGAGCCGGCGCAGCGCGTTCGGGCGGCGGCACGGAGCAGCGCAGGGAACGCGCGGCGTCCCGGCacgggcaggccggcgcggcggaGGCAGACGCTGGCGGTGAGCGCGAGGACTGGAGAGGCGACAGCGGCTCGCAGAACGGAGAGGTAGGCACGGTCTGGTTCGGGGCAGTCCGCGGGCGGGAAGGGGTAGCCGCGGCGGAGAAGATGGGCGTGGAGCTGCTTACGGTGGCCGGAGATGCTCTCGAGAGGCGGCGCTCGCGCCTCCATTGAATTTTGCGGGCAGTCTGGCTGTGCGTTCAAACCCTTGAGGTAGCGCACTAGCAGTCTACTTGAGCGGTTTATGAGCCGTCCGATGAGATTTTGAACGGCCAGGTTCGATTGGTTGAGTGGTCGCCGATCCGGTGCTCCGATAGCTTAATGCTTCCaagccaagcataaccatctgttCTAAAAAAGGTTCAAGAAAAAAATCTATCATATTTCAAATTTCAATTACAAATTTGATTTAAAAATTAGGAATCATCTAGAGAATACGGTAAATATAAAGGGTACAATATattatctcttattgtcatccctagcaataaataaaaattaattatttttagtaaAAAAATATGTGGCTAAGAGAAGATAAATGGTACAATGGACAAAAAACCTTCTTTTATTTCATAATAGATCattccttagctaagggaagataaccttctctttcttcattctctctcctccgaaTCAGCAAAAACCAGACGTGGCAAGTGTAAGAAAAGACTGACATCACCCCATCGTACATGCTCTTAGGAATGCGATAGCACCATAAGCCATGAGATCACTAGATACGTTCTTACTCCAACTGTTTAGCCGTTTAACTGTGCCTTGAACAAATCATATGTAACCAACCGTATTATGTTTCTAGCTTGGCCCTTTAGATCCATCAAGTTGATACACTCAGTACAAATGTGAAAAGTAATGAAGTTGTAAGTCAGTCGTCTAATTGTATTCTTTTGGGTTATTACAATTTTATCCTCTAGCTTTGATCTTATAACAATCTtatcatatttatttatttatgttatATTAACAATTTAGTGTTATTGTGATAACTTTTACCCTATTCCTAAACTTACAACATGGATCCACATGTCTGGATAACATTGAAACGATTGAATGAGCATGGAAATCATATTTGTTGTGATATATGTGTAGGCTAAGCGGTTCATTGCGGGCGTGGAAGGGGAATAAGGGGAGTCAATGCTAGACGACAACACAATATGCATAAAATGTTTATTGGGTTGTACACTTATCTtgtctttcatagtgtgatgttatgataacatagctagttaccataaTTGTGTCTCCTTATTGAATGACATATCGTATCACCAAAATACTTAGGTGGCATTGTATGTACTTATGTGTTACTACCCATGTTACTTTCACCATAAGTAGTCTTATTGAGCTCCATCTATCTCTTTCTTCCACACTTCTGGTGTGCTTCTCTCACAGAACAAAAATGAAACTATTGCTATGGTGATAGAGAGTTCTCCATATATGCAATCTCGAGAGTGGTCGATCGTCAAGCTTTGCTTTGCACTTTCCTCGTATTTTGGACCTAAATGGCCCACACGTGAATAGGGGCTTGGTCTCTTGGAGGAGAGAAGATAGAATAGCGTGGAGTGTGGACCAACTGAAGTGTTATCGCAATCAACAGAACTATATCTAAGCATCTAAGTGGTACGCGAATAAGAAGTTAAACatttttttttaagtttgactAACTTTCTATACGAAAATGGTGTGCATAGAACCTCCGTTTTGATGAATAAGGCTCACACGTATTCTAAGACAAACTTTGACCCAAAAGTTGagtaacaaaatcttgattatgttGTATGTAATTTGTATCATTGGATTTGTTAAAAATACTTTCTGATAATGTTAATTATATACcaataatatttatatatttgaaggAATTCTTTGTAAAAGAAAAAAACATCAAAAAAGGATGCCTTATTCATTGTAGTGGAGAAACTATATGACATCAAATTACTATACTATTGAACTATATGTTAAAATGAATCATTTCAAGATTAATATAGTGATATtaatttagtgtcataaatgtTGCTACCTTTTTCTGCATAGTTAGTCGAACTTAATAAAATTTCACTTACGATAAAACTAAACTTACACTTATTTGTGAACGGAGAGAGTAGCTAGAATTATAGTAGTCGAGCGTCAAAACTAaacagtactccctccgtccacaaataagtgcacATTTAGCCTTATAAgaaatccacaaataagtgtacatctagactttttgatatatttttttacGTTTAGACCCCTAGTACATGCCTTGATTTTAGCCCCCATTAATCATTTTTGGTTTCTCAATGTTGTTTTATTGGTTACTAGTATGCATAACATTTATTAGCGCCTAAATCAAAGCATCTTTTTGATTAATGAGCAGATTCATTGAAggaatgagaattttttttacaaaaagctTAAGCTCTCTTGGAAGCCGCGCgcctccacttatttgtggacggagagaGTACAAGGCAGGAGTAGTGGTAAAGATAAAGGTGCAAAATAAACCCTTTGAACACTAATAAAGATGGATTTTTTTTCTTATTAGTATGTATCATCATCCGTGGCAGTAGTACATAGATGCGTAATGTAACCACAGTGCGGCGCTATGCCCAGGATCTAATAGATAGTATTACATCCATTTGCGTTCTTGATTCATAGCTCCAATTAATATTGAGTATTCATATAAGTTGCATTCATATATATATGCAGGCTTCGCCGATCAACTTCGAAGAGGTACTATTGCAGCTGACCGATAATCTTCGGTCCCTACCTTCTCGAGTCTCGACGATTATGAAGCTGCAAAAAAGAAAGACAAAGAACTAGTGAATTTGCTAGAAGATTGGCTATACTTTTAGAGAACTGTGCATGGTTTGCTTATTACCTGGATGGATCAGGCGGATGGCGCCGGGCAAACGTACAGCGGCGGCACCTCACGGCCGTTGGCGCAGGTCTCCATGATGTCCTGTGGCGGGGAGAGGCCGCAGAGATCGCCGATGAGGGAGAATGCGCGGTCGTTGGGGATGTCGACGCCGATGGCACGCTCGAGGGTGTGGTTGATGATGTGGCAGAGGCACGCCGCCTGGTCCTGGATGATGCCGGCCATACCCTCGCAGCACCCCTGCGGCGCCCCCGACATACCAGCGTCCTCGAAGAAGGCCAGGCACGGGCTCAGTGCCAGAAGCGATCCCACGCAAGTCGCCGACGCGTCCTGCCTCGCCGGCCAAATCTTCTTAGGGAGAGGCTCCGATGACGCGATGTTCTTCGCCGCGTCGGCCGTCGTGGCAATGACGGCGgccagcaggaggaggagcgcggcggTGCAGAACTTGTTGGACGACGCCATTGTGGTTGTTGGCTACGATCGGAGGGATTAACTAAGCACGTAGTAGTACGTAGGATTATTGAGTTGGCTTGTGATGCTTGTGTGGGTTTAGAGATGCTCACTGATTCATCTATTTATAAGGCAGAGTGTGCAGCAACCATTGATCTGTGAGTTTGTTTAACGTTCGGATCTTACGCGCGACACGAAGATGGTGTGAATTGCCGCGATCAAAGCATTTCTAACTCTGTATTTCCGTCTGAACTACTACCACGTTTTCTGTTTCGATTTACCAACAAGAACTAGAAGACGATTAAAAACTAAAAAAGGGAGGAGGGCAAGCATATGTTTACTCACACGAACGTAATTTTATCTGTAGAACGCATGTACTACAGTATTACCACGAGTAGTAGTTTAATTttagggtgtgactatttctcagtcgatGGGAAACTAGCTTTCAGAAACTAGCTTTCAGATATGATGTCactaaatctcagttgcaactgataactagcacgaatcacaaaataaattaaatggttTAGAAATTGACTGAGTACGAACTTAGCTCTCAGCCTAACAAATCCTTTAATTTTATCTGCAGTCCCGGACACATAGCTGTTGAGCTTAAGAGGGCGTCTGGTATCAGAACCACTGATAGTTACTGCTCATTGAAGATTATACTTTCAGTCCAGTTTTGTGCGAGGATGAGCAAATGTGGAATTTGTACCGGTAAAATGAACTTCTAGAGAGAGAAAGCACGCAAAATACATGGGTGCTGTTTTAAGGGATTGTTTTGGGGGTGAATGAGATAAGTGATGGTAGCTGGTGGTGCTGTTGTACACGAAACCAGTTCACAAGGTTGTTGGTGTGAACGTGAAACAAGGTTACACATATCACATTGACTTGCATCGCCACATTATGGAAAAGTTAAAAATAAAACGGCTTGTTTTGCTATGCTGTAAAATAGTCTTACAACTATATAGGAAAAATTCTGTTTACTGGGTAAGTCGGCGTTTGGACTTCCCTTATCTCATTTGTTCCGAGAAATGTTATAGGGAATTCCGAGAATTATGTTTCTTATAATTTTCTTCATATGTCTTGTTTGGTTTCCATAGATAATCACATAGATGGCATGCCTTATGAACATGCATGCATAGAATTTAAAGTACCAAACTCTAACACTACATACAATTTTTCGCTATCACATTCCTAAAGACTTCTAGATGGTTTTGTAATATTAAATTTGTGCATCTAAATGTAGTTTCACTTGCATGCCCGTAGTGTTGTGTAATTTTAGAAATATCTTACTCAGTTTTTAGTGGTTTTGTCTGAAACAGGTGTGGCAACTTGAGCTACTGTACTTGAGGAATTGGAAAGTAATATGCAAAAACCTATAGGAGGAGATAGATGACATATTTTGAGCAACTACTACACTAACTCAGGGCCCCTTTTGCCCAATGCCCACGTATTGGTTGGATTTCAACTTGAAACTGAACAACAAAAGGCATGTCTCATGGATCCGAGGGAGCACTACACACTGTGCCATACCGGGCCATGTCCCATGCTTTTAGAAATTTGGTAACCTTATTATAGCCAATAATTTTGTCCATATATAAAAATTGCTCAATAATAGGCCTACTTGTCGAGTCTTGAATCTGGACCACACTCTACCACTACCCCAAATTGAAGTGATTCAATCCATGTCCTATGGGAAGTAGGATCCAGAGGTCCAAAATGTTGTTATGATCTTTTTTTTGGTGTTTCCCTCGTATAGTTAGTAGTTATTGCCTAGGATAGACTACTCGTCATttagaaaatatttgttgttgtttTATTTATTTGCACTAAACTCTGTATGGAGATTCAGTAGCCGAGCTACAAAAAAGCTGATTGGCGAAAAGAGAACACTTTTTTTCATGAATGACATCATTTCTCTACTCATTAAAAATCTGTCTTGCTCTTTTGTCACCTAATTTTCTATCTAAATTCCCGAACCTAGCCATGGCTTCCATAGTCTTTTTTGTTATTAAAGGTTGTAACGAGTTTATAAAGTAAGCTCATTGTTTATGTTTTTCACTATCttaatgaaataaaaatgcaacgtGTCAAAAATAATTTTCAAAAATGTCGACGTGCTTCAAAACACAACGTGGGCCTTTGATCAGGGTGGAGCAAGGGTTGGGGCAATACTAGGCCCACCGGTACAAATCCTACTCTTCATCTGTTTTTGTGGATGTCCtaaaaaatctattttttttgcggggaaagaGATTCCCATTAATTAGAACACAGGTTGTAGTCTAGAGCTATAGCTGCAGCAGCTTCCTCAGGGAAACTTTCGAGCCAAAATTCAGTAcggccctaaaccctagctagcttagCCAACCCATGACCAGCAGTATTGATCACACGGCTGATCTTGACTCCCTTAATAAATCACGAATTACATTGAATTTAAAGGCAAACACAGAGGTGTTTGGAGTTGTTTCCCTAATAAGCTCTACAGCCTCTGCACAATCTCTGCAGTGATGTGTCCAATGCAGAGCTAGGCGTAGTCCTTCTTCCACGGCCAGGAGTTCCGCTTCCGTCGCATCTCTGCAGTGCTGCAGCGCGCAACACGCCGAGAAGAGAACCTCCCCTTGGGAATCCCGTAGGACCATGCCAATGCCAGCACCGTGCTCTGTAAAGGCTCCATCGACATTCAACTTCATCTCCCACGGCCTTGGCGGAATCCATCTGAGTTGAGACCTTTGGTGATCATCCTCCTTTGGTCCTTCTCACTTAAACCCTCGTCCAGGATCCACCACCATTTTGCCTTTCGTTACATCTGCCTTAGGAAACTACTTAATCATCATAAGAGAATTCAAATATCTTACCAGGAACCACCTCGATCCCTCAATCGTGGG contains:
- the LOC124698858 gene encoding pentatricopeptide repeat-containing protein At4g14820-like isoform X1 → MWDRDIVAWGVMLDSYFQIQDYKEAFRLLNKMKRSRVVPDQVILATFLSTCGHTRNLRSGKIIHTYILVSGIFIDARLSSALINMYATCAEMEMAKKLYNGMQRKDLVSSTAMVCGYAKNGKIEAARSIFNGMPDKDVVSWSAMISAYAESNQPSEALYMFKDMQECGVSPDEITILSVISACANIGSLDKARWIHSFVVNHGFCKILSICNALIDMFSKCGSLALALNMFNAMPRKNVITWTSMISAFATHGDGRSALNLFGRMKSEGIEPNAVTFLCLLSACCHAGLVDEGRSLFKCMIREYRIEPKHEHYGCMVDLMAKSKLLQEAVDLIESMHITPNVAVWGSLLSACWMHDDLELGAFAAKKILELDPNHDGAYVILSKIHAKSDNWNSARKARGVMRVHGVSKETGCSWV
- the LOC124695978 gene encoding non-specific lipid-transfer protein C6-like, with translation MASSNKFCTAALLLLLAAVIATTADAAKNIASSEPLPKKIWPARQDASATCVGSLLALSPCLAFFEDAGMSGAPQGCCEGMAGIIQDQAACLCHIINHTLERAIGVDIPNDRAFSLIGDLCGLSPPQDIMETCANGREVPPLYVCPAPSA
- the LOC124698858 gene encoding pentatricopeptide repeat-containing protein At4g14820-like isoform X2 gives rise to the protein MKRSRVVPDQVILATFLSTCGHTRNLRSGKIIHTYILVSGIFIDARLSSALINMYATCAEMEMAKKLYNGMQRKDLVSSTAMVCGYAKNGKIEAARSIFNGMPDKDVVSWSAMISAYAESNQPSEALYMFKDMQECGVSPDEITILSVISACANIGSLDKARWIHSFVVNHGFCKILSICNALIDMFSKCGSLALALNMFNAMPRKNVITWTSMISAFATHGDGRSALNLFGRMKSEGIEPNAVTFLCLLSACCHAGLVDEGRSLFKCMIREYRIEPKHEHYGCMVDLMAKSKLLQEAVDLIESMHITPNVAVWGSLLSACWMHDDLELGAFAAKKILELDPNHDGAYVILSKIHAKSDNWNSARKARGVMRVHGVSKETGCSWV
- the LOC124695977 gene encoding non-specific lipid transfer protein GPI-anchored 19-like, which encodes MASPKLALLLVLAAVALVHSASAADDSCRDMLGGLEACHGFMFEGAPAASPACCDAYGAVFNTDPFCLCYIANGVYGQSTGYDVNVTHALEIPTSCGQVQPPIELCGMPDLQLPPYDPASSTEASSPSPAPASAASVEPPRPSPASRANTDLPPPPPPTSLGGRDSSVEMAVMFFAVAAGMFAAVA